The following are encoded in a window of Bacteroidota bacterium genomic DNA:
- a CDS encoding fasciclin domain-containing protein, protein MPFKLLSFAVLLALFVPVLSGCDSDDDDDDPPPLQNIVELAQGTDDLSTLVAALIEADLVTTLQGDGPFTVFAPTNAAFEALLADLQITADELLARDDLGDILTYHVVPGEAFSGDLSDGQMLMTVEGSMLEVDINGPTISLIGETNTVTVTTPNIDASNGVVHLIDAVLLPESGPTQNIVELAQATPDLSTLVTALIEAELVATLQGPGPFTVFAPVNSAFDALGAEIVGRLLEDDNQALLQKVLTYHVVPGRILAADLMDGQMPTTVEGSTLEIDLDGGPTVNGVDIIATDILATNGVVHLIDEVLLQNLDVVDVAVVQGFSTLATALTEAELITTLRGDGPFTVFAPTNDAFDALLGDLEITVEELLARDDLGDILTYHVVEVEAFSGDLIDGQVLTTIEGSTLEVDITGGVISLIGETNTVVVGPADLDASNGVVHAIDAVLLPGE, encoded by the coding sequence ATGCCTTTCAAGCTGCTCTCCTTCGCCGTCCTCCTCGCGCTCTTCGTCCCGGTCCTCTCCGGCTGCGACAGCGACGACGACGACGACGACCCGCCCCCGCTCCAGAACATCGTCGAGCTCGCCCAGGGCACCGACGACCTCAGCACGCTCGTCGCCGCCCTCATCGAGGCTGACCTCGTCACCACGCTCCAGGGCGACGGCCCCTTCACCGTCTTCGCCCCGACGAACGCCGCCTTCGAGGCCCTCCTGGCGGATCTCCAGATCACGGCCGACGAACTCCTCGCCCGCGACGACCTCGGCGACATCCTGACGTACCACGTCGTGCCGGGCGAAGCCTTCTCCGGCGACCTCTCCGACGGCCAGATGCTGATGACCGTCGAGGGCAGCATGCTCGAGGTCGACATCAACGGCCCGACGATCTCGCTGATTGGCGAGACCAACACGGTGACCGTGACTACGCCGAACATCGACGCCTCGAACGGGGTCGTGCACCTCATCGATGCGGTGCTGCTTCCTGAGTCCGGCCCGACGCAGAACATCGTCGAGCTCGCGCAGGCGACGCCGGACCTCAGCACGCTCGTCACGGCGCTCATCGAGGCCGAACTCGTCGCCACGCTCCAGGGCCCGGGTCCGTTTACGGTCTTCGCTCCGGTCAACTCCGCGTTCGACGCGCTTGGCGCTGAGATCGTCGGCCGGCTCCTGGAGGACGACAACCAGGCGCTCCTCCAGAAGGTGCTGACCTACCACGTCGTGCCGGGTCGGATTCTCGCGGCTGATCTCATGGACGGGCAGATGCCCACGACCGTCGAAGGCTCGACGCTGGAGATCGACCTCGACGGCGGCCCGACCGTCAACGGCGTCGACATCATCGCGACGGACATCCTCGCCACGAACGGCGTGGTGCACCTGATCGACGAGGTGCTGCTCCAGAACCTCGATGTCGTGGACGTAGCCGTCGTGCAGGGCTTCAGCACGCTCGCCACGGCACTCACGGAGGCCGAGCTCATCACCACGCTCCGAGGCGACGGCCCGTTCACCGTCTTCGCCCCAACGAACGACGCCTTCGACGCACTCCTCGGTGACCTCGAGATCACCGTGGAGGAACTTCTGGCCCGCGACGACCTCGGCGACATCCTGACCTACCATGTCGTGGAAGTCGAGGCGTTCTCCGGTGACCTCATCGACGGGCAGGTGCTGACGACCATCGAGGGAAGTACCCTTGAGGTAGACATCACCGGTGGCGTCATCTCGCTCATCGGCGAGACGAACACCGTGGTGGTAGGCCCTGCCGACCTCGACGCGAGCAACGGCGTGGTGCATGCGATCGACGCCGTGCTGCTACCGGGAGAGTAA